The following proteins are co-located in the Clavibacter capsici genome:
- a CDS encoding HEAT repeat domain-containing protein: MTDAARPDRPADAEIAARLAAALRVPDPSARLQAALTAGTRPDPALVEGLIHRCRVEPDLNVREMLTWALIRHDPELTIPPLVAELVSPIPQARSQALHTLSKIGDRRALPSIGRELLRDRDEHVARTAWRTASGLIDADRDPAGARLLLRELASQLGRGSAEMQHSLTRAFVAVGQASVQVVERSRQAADARVRIHALATLAMLGDPELRFDDALAEARRTSFGQHLVRRPPSPR, translated from the coding sequence GTGACCGACGCCGCGCGCCCCGACCGCCCCGCCGACGCCGAGATCGCCGCCCGTCTCGCCGCCGCCCTGCGCGTTCCCGACCCGTCGGCCCGCCTGCAGGCGGCGCTCACCGCGGGCACCCGGCCGGATCCCGCGCTCGTCGAGGGCCTCATCCACCGCTGCCGCGTCGAGCCCGACCTCAACGTGCGCGAGATGCTCACGTGGGCGCTCATCCGGCACGACCCGGAGCTGACCATCCCGCCGCTCGTCGCCGAGCTCGTCTCGCCCATCCCGCAGGCCCGCAGCCAGGCGCTGCACACGCTCTCCAAGATCGGTGACCGGCGCGCGCTGCCGTCCATCGGGCGCGAGCTGCTGCGCGACCGCGACGAGCACGTGGCGCGCACCGCGTGGCGCACGGCGTCGGGCCTGATCGACGCCGACCGCGATCCTGCGGGCGCCCGGCTGCTCCTGCGCGAGCTCGCCTCGCAGCTGGGACGCGGATCCGCCGAGATGCAGCACAGCCTCACGCGCGCGTTCGTCGCGGTCGGCCAGGCGTCGGTGCAGGTGGTCGAGCGGTCGCGGCAGGCGGCCGACGCCCGGGTGCGCATCCACGCGCTCGCCACCCTCGCGATGCTCGGCGACCCCGAGCTCCGCTTCGACGACGCCCTCGCCGAGGCGCGGCGCACCTCCTTCGGGCAGCACCTGGTGCGGCGCCCGCCTTCCCCGCGCTGA
- a CDS encoding Gfo/Idh/MocA family protein yields the protein MTGGTGRVGVGVIGAGVISGTYLENMTAFPDLEVLFVADIDLDRARSRAEEHGVPHHGTVDELLAMDGIEIVVNLTLPATHAEVGRRIVAAGKHVWSEKPLALDHASGQDLLEAARAAGVQVACAPDTVLGAGIQSAMRAIARGDIGEPLTATTLFHVPGPDAWHPNPEFLFAKGAGPLFDMGPYYVTTLVHAFGAAETVSAVSSTSRTTRTIGSGPRQGTDFPVEVPTHHAALISFAGGQSAQSTFSFQNALPRMGFVEISGSEGTIVLPDPNTFEGDSQLWRFGQQEPETLTAAGSTYGRGSGVLDLARSIRGGDPVRASGEVAAHVLDVLLAIRDAADSREVVKVASSVAKPTPLAEDWDPAAATL from the coding sequence TCCCGGACCTCGAGGTCCTGTTCGTCGCCGACATCGACCTCGACCGCGCCCGCTCGCGCGCCGAGGAGCACGGCGTGCCGCACCACGGCACCGTCGACGAGCTGCTCGCGATGGACGGGATCGAGATCGTCGTGAACCTCACGCTGCCCGCCACGCACGCGGAGGTCGGCCGGCGCATCGTCGCCGCCGGCAAGCACGTGTGGAGCGAGAAGCCGCTGGCGCTCGACCACGCGTCCGGCCAGGACCTGCTCGAGGCGGCCCGCGCGGCCGGCGTGCAGGTGGCGTGCGCGCCCGACACCGTGCTCGGCGCGGGGATCCAGTCGGCCATGCGCGCCATCGCCCGCGGCGACATCGGCGAGCCGCTCACCGCGACGACGCTCTTCCACGTGCCCGGCCCCGACGCCTGGCACCCGAACCCCGAGTTCCTGTTCGCGAAGGGCGCCGGACCCCTGTTCGACATGGGCCCGTACTACGTCACCACGCTCGTGCACGCGTTCGGCGCGGCGGAGACGGTGAGCGCGGTCTCCTCGACCTCGCGCACCACGCGCACCATCGGCAGCGGACCCCGCCAGGGCACCGACTTCCCCGTGGAGGTGCCGACGCACCACGCGGCGCTCATCTCGTTCGCGGGTGGGCAGTCGGCGCAGTCGACGTTCAGCTTCCAGAACGCGCTGCCGCGCATGGGCTTCGTCGAGATCTCGGGCAGCGAGGGCACCATCGTGCTCCCGGACCCGAACACGTTCGAGGGCGACAGCCAGCTGTGGCGCTTCGGGCAGCAGGAGCCGGAGACGCTGACGGCGGCCGGATCCACGTACGGCCGGGGCTCCGGCGTGCTGGACCTCGCGCGCAGCATCCGCGGCGGCGACCCGGTGCGCGCGTCCGGCGAGGTCGCGGCGCACGTGCTCGACGTGCTGCTCGCGATCCGCGACGCGGCCGACAGCCGCGAGGTCGTGAAGGTCGCGTCGAGCGTCGCGAAGCCGACGCCGCTCGCGGAGGACTGGGACCCGGCGGCCGCGACGCTGTAG
- a CDS encoding alpha/beta fold hydrolase, with the protein MQLHRVTTGSGARHVGLVHGLGADGATWAPVVDRLVATGRFTVTTVDLRGHGESDRAASYGVEDMADDVAESLPRGLDAVVGHSLGGSVLVRAVARLEPARAVYLDPGFRLALPTTGIRGRLFWAAPLVGLAAAQIPRARAAARVRAAYPAAVRASLDAAQARFDRGMAVGVFRDVAFHPLAVSAPAVPSTIVLSDDAPAVLPDAYAAELEAAGWDVRRLPGIHHDMQLEDPDRVLAAIEDVL; encoded by the coding sequence ATGCAGCTGCACCGCGTCACCACCGGATCCGGCGCGCGCCACGTGGGCCTCGTGCACGGGCTCGGCGCGGACGGCGCGACCTGGGCGCCCGTCGTCGACCGGCTCGTCGCGACCGGCCGCTTCACCGTCACGACCGTCGACCTCCGCGGGCACGGGGAGAGCGACCGCGCCGCGTCGTACGGCGTCGAGGACATGGCGGACGACGTCGCCGAGTCCCTGCCGCGCGGGCTCGACGCGGTCGTCGGGCACTCGCTCGGCGGATCCGTGCTGGTGCGCGCCGTCGCCCGGCTGGAGCCCGCGCGCGCCGTCTACCTCGACCCCGGGTTCCGGCTCGCGCTGCCGACCACGGGGATCCGCGGGCGCCTGTTCTGGGCGGCGCCGCTCGTGGGGCTCGCCGCCGCGCAGATCCCGCGGGCCCGCGCCGCCGCCCGAGTGCGCGCCGCCTACCCGGCCGCGGTGCGTGCCTCGCTCGACGCCGCGCAGGCGCGCTTCGACCGCGGCATGGCCGTCGGCGTCTTCCGCGACGTCGCGTTCCACCCGCTCGCGGTGAGCGCGCCCGCCGTCCCGTCGACGATCGTGCTCTCCGACGACGCGCCCGCCGTGCTGCCGGATGCGTACGCGGCCGAGCTCGAGGCGGCAGGGTGGGACGTCCGCCGGCTGCCGGGGATCCACCACGACATGCAGCTCGAGGACCCCGACCGGGTGCTCGCCGCGATCGAGGACGTGCTGTGA